From a region of the Pedosphaera parvula Ellin514 genome:
- a CDS encoding sialidase family protein: protein MFKPRKSFWLITFVLVLMIQIARSDSSLKNAPGLTKLKDVVIYTNEYFHCAFPSVVKRSDGELLVAFRRAPDRRHFGQPGVKHTDPNSHLVMVRSKDGGESWSTEPEMLYAHPFGGSQDPCMVRLSDNSILCASYGWAVFDPETIAKMTNSSHIGNFAFMGGYLLRSRDGGSSWQGPIVPASVPEEKMVDIFGKPVPAFNRGAIYEGKNGNLYWAVASHAGHNAKHNGTHLMISNDKGNTWNYSSPIAWDDKITFNETSMYETPKGDLIAFMRTEGFDDHACLARSTDGGKSFGKWQDLGFQGHPLHALRLPDKRVLLVYGYRHAPQGIRCRVLDAECTNAAAAPEMILREDGSGFDLGYPWSTMISRDKVLVTYYFNQHDGPRYIAGTILKIK from the coding sequence ATGTTCAAACCGAGAAAAAGTTTTTGGCTGATTACTTTCGTCCTTGTTTTGATGATTCAAATCGCGCGTTCCGATTCTTCGCTCAAAAACGCACCTGGTCTTACAAAGCTGAAGGACGTCGTCATTTACACGAATGAATATTTTCATTGTGCATTCCCCTCGGTTGTTAAGCGTTCGGATGGTGAATTGCTGGTGGCGTTCCGTCGCGCGCCGGATCGGCGTCATTTTGGACAGCCGGGTGTGAAACATACCGATCCAAACAGCCATCTTGTCATGGTCCGCTCCAAGGATGGTGGCGAGAGTTGGTCGACAGAACCCGAAATGCTTTACGCCCATCCCTTTGGTGGTTCGCAAGACCCGTGCATGGTGCGGCTGAGTGACAATTCCATTCTTTGCGCCAGCTACGGCTGGGCAGTTTTTGACCCAGAGACTATTGCGAAAATGACCAATTCTTCGCACATTGGCAATTTTGCATTCATGGGTGGCTATCTGCTTCGCTCCAGGGATGGCGGTAGTTCGTGGCAAGGTCCAATCGTTCCGGCCTCGGTTCCTGAGGAGAAAATGGTGGATATCTTCGGCAAACCTGTTCCAGCCTTTAACAGAGGGGCAATATATGAAGGGAAAAATGGAAATCTTTACTGGGCCGTGGCGAGTCATGCGGGCCACAATGCGAAACACAACGGGACTCACCTGATGATTTCGAACGACAAAGGCAACACGTGGAACTACTCCAGCCCCATAGCATGGGATGACAAAATTACCTTCAATGAAACATCCATGTACGAAACACCAAAAGGTGATCTCATCGCTTTCATGCGCACGGAGGGTTTCGACGATCATGCCTGCCTTGCGCGCTCGACCGATGGCGGCAAGAGTTTCGGGAAGTGGCAGGATCTCGGTTTTCAAGGACACCCACTCCACGCTTTACGTTTGCCAGATAAACGTGTCCTGCTTGTTTACGGTTACCGTCATGCTCCCCAAGGCATTCGCTGCCGCGTTCTTGACGCAGAATGCACCAATGCAGCAGCAGCACCCGAAATGATTTTGCGTGAGGATGGGAGTGGATTTGACCTTGGTTATCCCTGGTCCACCATGATTTCCAGGGACAAGGTGCTCGTTACCTACTATTTCAACCAGCATGATGGGCCGCGTTACATTGCGGGGACTATTCTTAAAATCAAGTAA
- a CDS encoding DUF72 domain-containing protein — protein sequence MEAIYPKVGCCGFPLNKPEFARRFPVAEVQQTFYQPPKKQETLKRWRAEVRPEFEYTLKAWQLITHPATSPTYRRVTSKLAKDELECCGSFQDSLIVHEAWLNTKACAQALGAKLVLFQCPPSFAPTLQNISQMKKFFAKVKRDDLTFLWEPRGYWTEEVIERLCRELNLIHAVDPFLNHTVTPEFVYYRLHGGKDFRHVYSEKQMRNLLNIIPAGKPSYIMFNNIAMLENATRFQDMAETLKHTQELELH from the coding sequence ATGGAAGCAATCTATCCGAAGGTGGGATGCTGCGGATTTCCTCTGAACAAACCGGAATTCGCCCGGCGCTTTCCAGTCGCTGAAGTGCAGCAAACATTTTATCAGCCACCAAAAAAGCAGGAGACGCTCAAGCGTTGGCGGGCGGAAGTGCGACCTGAGTTCGAGTATACCCTGAAGGCCTGGCAGCTCATCACCCACCCTGCGACCAGTCCGACTTACCGACGGGTAACCAGCAAACTGGCAAAGGATGAACTTGAATGCTGCGGCTCATTCCAGGATTCCCTGATTGTGCATGAAGCCTGGCTGAATACGAAAGCTTGCGCGCAGGCTCTGGGAGCAAAGCTCGTCCTGTTTCAATGTCCACCAAGTTTTGCTCCAACACTACAAAACATCAGTCAGATGAAGAAGTTTTTCGCGAAGGTGAAACGTGACGACTTGACATTCCTTTGGGAACCCCGGGGCTATTGGACTGAAGAAGTAATTGAGAGGCTGTGCCGGGAGTTGAATTTAATCCATGCGGTTGATCCCTTCCTGAATCATACCGTCACACCGGAGTTCGTTTATTATCGCCTCCACGGTGGGAAGGATTTTCGACATGTATACTCAGAGAAACAGATGCGGAACCTCTTGAATATCATTCCGGCTGGCAAACCCTCCTATATTATGTTCAATAACATTGCCATGCTGGAAAACGCGACCCGGTTTCAGGATATGGCGGAGACTCTGAAGCATACTCAGGAACTGGAGCTTCATTAG